The sequence below is a genomic window from Falsibacillus pallidus.
GCTCTTCTGAAATGATTGGCTCCTCTGTTTCAATCGTAAAAGATACAGAAGCAATATGGGAAAAAGTCCTCTCGAGCTGCTGAGAAAAAAGAGAGAAAAGTTCACATGGAATGATTGATTTAAAACGGAAAGAAAAGTTCCATTTTTTTGCGGATCTGTCAGCTGTCAGCTTCGCAATTTCCGCCCCTTCGAAATGAGGCATATATTTATCATCCGTCAATTTTAATTGATCCAATAATAATCGAAAGCGTTCGCGCTTTTCGGATGGATTTCCATTCATTTAATCTCGCCCCCATCCTCGTTTCTTCTATTTGTTTATTTTATCATGTTCCGATATGTTGTTGTGCAATTAGAATCATTTTCTAAAGAAAGAAATCCAAGCATAAAAAAGCGCCTTTTTTATAGGCGCTTTTTATCAAATATTTTTAAGCAAGGATCGATTGGAGCTTTTCCAATAATTCAGCCTTAGTGTACTCAAATACTTCCCCGGTTTCCCTTAGCTTCACTTCGACAATTCCATCTGCAGCTTTTTTGCCCACAGTGATGCGGACAGGCAAACCGATCAAGTCAGAATCAGCGAATTTGACGCCCGGGCGCTCCTGGCGGTCATCGTGAAGAACTTCATATCGATGTTGAAGCAATGAAGCATAAAGTTCATCTGCCAGTTTCGTTTGTGCTTCATCCTTTACATTGACAGGGATCAAGTGGATATCATATGGTGTGATATTTTTCGGCCATACAAACCCTTTTTCATCATTAAACTGTTCGGCAACGGCCGCTAAAGTCCTTGATACGCCAATTCCGTAGCAGCCCATGATCATAGGCTGTGAACGTCCGTTTTCATCAAGATATGCAGCATTCATCGCTTCGCTGTAGCGGGTGCCTAGCTTAAAGACATGTCCCACTTCAATTCCTTTAGCGAACTGGATGATTCCCTTGCCATCCGGTGAAGGGTCACCCTCCTGAATGAAGCGAAGATCTGCATAATCCGCGTTGAAATCACGTCCTGGATTTACATTGATAAAATGTACACCTTCTTCATTTGCTCCGCACACACCATTCACAATGAACTCTACAGCAGTATCAGCAAGGATTTTCATATCTTCAATGCCAATCGGACCAAGAGAACCAACCGGACAATCCATTTTCTCTTTTGTTTCTTCCGGTGCAGCCAGCTCGACAGAAACAGCCCCTAACGCATTCTTTACTTTGATGTCATTTATTTCATGGTCTCCTCTGGCGAGAACAGCCACATATTCATTATCTACTTTAAAAATCATTGTTTTGATGCACTCTTCAGGTTTCTTGTTTAAAAATCCTGATACTTGATCGATTGATTTTTGATCCGGAGTATCGACTTTTTTCAGGCTGTCAGGCGCATCGCTGCTTTTTTCATATTTTACGTCTACCGGAGCCATTTCGATATTTGCAGCGAAATCTGATTCAGTTGAATAAGCAATCGTATCTTCTCCGATTTCAGAAAGCACCATGAATTCATGTGTATCTTTTCCGCCCATCGCACCTGAATCTGCTATGACAGCACGATAGTTCAAGCCGCAGCGTTCAAAGATATTAGAGTAAGCTTTGTACATTTTTTGATAAACGTCATCCAGGCTTTCCTGAGATGAATGGAATGAGTATGCATCTTTCATGATGAATTCCCTTCCCCGAAGCAGACCAAAGCGTGGACGTTTTTCATCACGGAATTTTGTTTGGATCTGGTAAAGCGTCAAAGGAAGCTTCTTATAAGATTTAACTTCATCTTTGATCAGACTTGTGATGACTTCTTCATGTGTAGCCCCAAGTGCAAATTCCCTATCATGGCGGTCTTTGAGCCTCATGAGTTCAGGACCGTAGGAGTACCAGCGGCCTGATTCCTGCCAAAGTTCAGCCTGCTGCAGTGCCGGCATCAATACTTCTACTGCCCCTGCAGCCATCATTTCTTCTCTTACGATTTGTTCAATATTTTGGAGTACTTTTTTTCCAAGAGGCAAAAAGCTGTAGATCCCGCTTGCATTTTGCCTGATGAATCCCGCTCTCAAAAGCAGCTGATGGCTCTTTACATCTGCATCTGCAGGAATTTCACGCATTGTTGGAATAAGTGTCATGCTTTGTTTCATACTGTGCACCTCAATCAATTATTTAAACTGTTCCTCAGTTATTGCAAAAAGAATCGTTGGATGTCATTCCATGTGACAATCAGCATCAATACCATCAGTAAGGCAAAGCCAATGAAATGGACAATCCCTTCCTTGTGGCGGTCAATTGGTTTACCGCGAAGAGCTTCAGCAGCAAAGAACATAAGTCTTCCCCCATCCAGTGCAGGAATTGGAAGGAGATTCATAATTCCAAGGTTTATGCTTAAGATGGCTCCCCATTTCATTAAATAGAAAATTCCTGATTTAGCTACTGTTTCCGTTGAAACATAGATGCCTACAGGGCCAGATAATGCATTAATCGAAAATTGGCCAGTGACCAGTTTTCCAAGCATGTGGAAAATCTCAACCGTCCATCCATATGTTTCTTTCGCGCCGTATGTTATGGATTTCAATGGGGATTTCTCAATCGGACTCATGACGCCGATCAAACCAATTTTTTTACCTTCTGCGTCTGTCGCCTTCGGTGTTACGGGAATATCCAAGGTTTTCTGATTGCGTTCAACAGTGAACATTACTTCAGTCCCCGGATGTTTCCTGACCACATCAACAACATCAGACCAGCTGTTAATCTCAGACCCTTCAATACTAAGTACTTCATCTCCTGCTTTCAGGCCAGCTTTTTGAGCTGCACCATCAGGAGAAATTTCACCTAATACAGGGTCATTCACCGGAATCCCCTGCATAAGTGCGATTAAAACAAAAACGACAAATGCAAGGATGAAGTTCATCATAGGGCCTGCAAAAATAGCCATCGCCCTCTGACCAAGCGTTTTAGATGCAAACTGGCGGTCCCAGGGGGCAATCTGCGTCTCCACTTTGTCCTCGACCATTACCGCCTTGCGTGACAATTTATAAGTTTTTAACACTTCATCATCGTCGTCTTCGAATCCTCTAATGATTAATTCCTTTTCCAAGTCGGCATATTCCACTTCGACGACCAATAAGTCTGCATATTTATCCCGGTTATTCAAAATGATTTTTTCAATCAATCCCTCTTCATTTTGAATAAGACCTACACGATGTCCTGGCTTCAGTTCAACCATTTCAGGGTCTTCACCAGCCATCCTCACAAAGCCTCCAATAGGCAAAAGGCGGATTGTGTAAATGGTTTCGCCTCGTTTTGCAGAAAACACTTTTGGTCCAAATCCAATTGCAAATTCACGGCAGAGAATCCCCGCCCTTTTCGCAAATACAAAGTGTCCAAGTTCATGGAAAAAGACTAATGCACCAAAAATGACGATAAAGGCTAATACTGTTTCCAATAATAAAACCACCTTTTAATAAAGTGACTCATCGAACATCCAATCATGATAAATCTGATTTTGTTCCTCCAAGTCCAATTGCATAGATGGGTATCTTTCATCTTGTATTAATTACGTATGGCAAGGTTTAAGATAGAAGTTCATGAATATAACTTCTAGTCTCTTTGTCAACTTCACGGATTGTCTCTAAATCAGGCTGATCGATTTTTTGATGCCTGTTTAGAGCTCTCTCAATGTACTCTTCTATTTCTAAGAAGCTGATCTTTCCTTTTAGAAAAGCTTCTACAGCCTCTTCATTTGCAGCATTTAAAACAGTTGGAGTGGTACCGCCAACAATTCCAGCCTGGTAGGCGAGTTTCAAGCAATAGAATCGATCCATGTCCATTTTTTCAAAGTGCAGCTTTCCAATTTCAGCAAGATTCAATCTGCTGGCACCCGGAAACGGCAATCGATCCGGATAGGTCAGAGCATATTGGATCGGTACACGCATATCTGGTGTCCCCAGTTGAGCAATGATGCTGCTGTCATGAAATTCTACCATAGAATGTATGATGCTCTCGCGATGCAGAAGGACATCTATACGATCATACGGCATTTGGAAAAGCCAGTGGGCTTCAATCACTTCAAGGCCTTTATTCATCATGGTAGCTGAATCAATCGTGATCTTTGCTCCCATTGACCAATTAGGATGATTGAGCGCATCTTTGACTGTAACGCCTTGTAATTCATCCCTGGTACGGTCACGGAAACTCCCGCCTGAAGCAGTCAGAATCAATTTTTCGATATTCTTTTCCTTTTCGCCTTGAAGAGCTTGGAATATTGCTGAATGTTCACTGTCAACCGGCAGGAGCAGCACTCCATTTTCTTTCGCTGCTTCCATAACCAGGTGTCCCGCAGTGACCAATGTTTCTTTATTAGCGATAGCAATGATTTTCTTTTCTTTGATGGCCTGCAATGTTGGGAATAACCCTACACTTCCCAATACTGCATTAACTAATATATCGGATTTGTGATAAACCGCTGTTTCTACCAATCCTTCTTCACCGTGGTAAAAAGAAGTGGAAGAACTGAATTCGCTCTTTAGTGCGAAACAATCATCTTTATCACTTACAGAGACCAGCTCGGGTTTGAACTCATCAATGATTTTTCTGGTTAATTCCATATTTTTGCCGGCA
It includes:
- a CDS encoding proline--tRNA ligase; this encodes MKQSMTLIPTMREIPADADVKSHQLLLRAGFIRQNASGIYSFLPLGKKVLQNIEQIVREEMMAAGAVEVLMPALQQAELWQESGRWYSYGPELMRLKDRHDREFALGATHEEVITSLIKDEVKSYKKLPLTLYQIQTKFRDEKRPRFGLLRGREFIMKDAYSFHSSQESLDDVYQKMYKAYSNIFERCGLNYRAVIADSGAMGGKDTHEFMVLSEIGEDTIAYSTESDFAANIEMAPVDVKYEKSSDAPDSLKKVDTPDQKSIDQVSGFLNKKPEECIKTMIFKVDNEYVAVLARGDHEINDIKVKNALGAVSVELAAPEETKEKMDCPVGSLGPIGIEDMKILADTAVEFIVNGVCGANEEGVHFINVNPGRDFNADYADLRFIQEGDPSPDGKGIIQFAKGIEVGHVFKLGTRYSEAMNAAYLDENGRSQPMIMGCYGIGVSRTLAAVAEQFNDEKGFVWPKNITPYDIHLIPVNVKDEAQTKLADELYASLLQHRYEVLHDDRQERPGVKFADSDLIGLPVRITVGKKAADGIVEVKLRETGEVFEYTKAELLEKLQSILA
- the rseP gene encoding RIP metalloprotease RseP — translated: METVLAFIVIFGALVFFHELGHFVFAKRAGILCREFAIGFGPKVFSAKRGETIYTIRLLPIGGFVRMAGEDPEMVELKPGHRVGLIQNEEGLIEKIILNNRDKYADLLVVEVEYADLEKELIIRGFEDDDDEVLKTYKLSRKAVMVEDKVETQIAPWDRQFASKTLGQRAMAIFAGPMMNFILAFVVFVLIALMQGIPVNDPVLGEISPDGAAQKAGLKAGDEVLSIEGSEINSWSDVVDVVRKHPGTEVMFTVERNQKTLDIPVTPKATDAEGKKIGLIGVMSPIEKSPLKSITYGAKETYGWTVEIFHMLGKLVTGQFSINALSGPVGIYVSTETVAKSGIFYLMKWGAILSINLGIMNLLPIPALDGGRLMFFAAEALRGKPIDRHKEGIVHFIGFALLMVLMLIVTWNDIQRFFLQ
- a CDS encoding 1-deoxy-D-xylulose-5-phosphate reductoisomerase gives rise to the protein MKYISLLGATGSIGTQTLDVIRRNPEEYRLAAFSAGKNMELTRKIIDEFKPELVSVSDKDDCFALKSEFSSSTSFYHGEEGLVETAVYHKSDILVNAVLGSVGLFPTLQAIKEKKIIAIANKETLVTAGHLVMEAAKENGVLLLPVDSEHSAIFQALQGEKEKNIEKLILTASGGSFRDRTRDELQGVTVKDALNHPNWSMGAKITIDSATMMNKGLEVIEAHWLFQMPYDRIDVLLHRESIIHSMVEFHDSSIIAQLGTPDMRVPIQYALTYPDRLPFPGASRLNLAEIGKLHFEKMDMDRFYCLKLAYQAGIVGGTTPTVLNAANEEAVEAFLKGKISFLEIEEYIERALNRHQKIDQPDLETIREVDKETRSYIHELLS